GACTTTCAACAACAGGTGGTGTTTGGACAGGCTCCGGGGTTTCAGGTAACAACTGGAACACTTCAGGCCTGAGCGGTAACATAACAATTACGTATACAGTTGGCGGTGGTACTTCCTGCGAATCTGCAGAAAGCCACACGATAACTGTTAATCCTAAACCAACAGTGACTGCAACAGCTTCACCATCGAGTGTATGTGCAACCGGCTCAACCAGTGTTACCTTAACTGCAACCGGAGGCAGTACTTATGCCTGGTCTGGCGGCGCAGGCAGCACTTCAAGTGTAACAGTGAGCCCAACATCAACTACTACATATACCGTAACTGTAACTTCCGCTGCAAGCTGTACAAATACAGGAACAGTTACTGTTTCAATTAACCCCGCTCCATCCGCCTCTTTGGCTAAGGTAGATGTTGCATGTAAAGGTGTTTCAACCGGAACAGCCACTTTGACTGTTACTTCAGGAACAAGTCCTTTTACCTATAGCTGGTCAAATAATGCAACGACTCAAAACTTATCAGGCTTATCAAACGGCACCTATAACTTAACTGTTACAGACAGCAAAGGCTGTACTGCCACAAGTGCAGTAACTCTTACTGAACCTGCTACTGCGGTTAGTTTACCAACACCAACTTCTACTGGAACAGGTTGTGGCGCCAATACAGGTACAGCAACGGCTAACGGAACAGGCGGAACAGGCGCATTAACATATACATGGAGCAATGGTAAAACAACTGCTGCTATAACGGGTCTTGCTGCAGGCACCTATGTTGTAACAGTTAAAGATGCCAATAACTGCTCTGCTACAGGTTCGGCTACGGTTGCTCCTCCTGCAGGAGGTCCTACTATTGCAATTGACAATCAGAAAAACTTGAAATGTAACGGTGATGTAAATGGCAATGCTTACACTTCTGCAACCGGAGGCTCAGGCACCTACAGTTATGCATGGAGCTCTGGTCAAACAGGCTCAGGCAGCAGCAGCAGCATAATTGGTGTTTCAGCAGGCACTTATACCGTTACTTATACGGATGTGAGCACTGCCTGCTCTAACACAAAAATTATTACTATTACCGAGCCTGCTCCTTTTGTTATGAATGAAACACTCACACAAATTGTATGTAAGGGAGCTAAGAACGGAAGCATTACTCTTAACCCTAGTGGCAATACTTCTCCTTACACGTTTGACTGGTCTCCTATAAATAAACAAACGCAAAACGTTAGTGGCCTGAATCCAGGCACCTATACTGTAGAAATTAGTGATGCGCAAGCTTGTACAAAGTCATTCAGCTATACTATTACTGAACCTGCTTTAGGCATTACAGTGACAGCTGATTCAACGCAAACTAGTTGCGGAGCAAGTACAGGAACTGCTACTGCTACTGCAAGTGGCGGCACGGGTTCATTGACCTATTCCTGGACCGGTGGTAAAACAGGCGCGGCTATTACGGGTCTTGCCTCCGGAACTTATGTTGTAACTGTTACTGACGCAAGTGGCTGTTCAATGACTGACGCTACCACAGTCGGAAACGCAAATGGCCCAACAGCATCTGCAACAAAAACCGATGCTTCCTGCGGAAGCAGTGATGGAACCGCTACGGCTTCAGGTACAGGTGGTACAGGCGCTTTAACGTATATGTGGAGCAATAGTGCAACAACCGCTACTATAAGTGGTTTATCTGCTGGCACCTATAATGTAACTATTACTGATGCCAACGGTTGTACAAGTATTGCTGCAGCGACAGTTGGAAGTTCAAACCCTCCGACAGTAACTGCAACCAAAGTTGACGCTTCATGTGGACAATCGGATGGTACAGCTACTGCTACCGGTTTAGGTGGTACCGGTGGTCTAACGTATGTGTGGAGTAATTCAGCCGTTGGCTCTGTTGCAAGCAACCTGTCTGCAGGTACTTACACTGTGGTGGTATCGGATTCAAAAGGCTGTACTTCTACAACAACAGTGAGTATTACAAGCAGCGGAGGCCCCACCGCAGGGTTAACTGCATCCAAATATATCGGTGAAAGCCCGTTAGTAGTTGATTTCACCAATACCAGCACAGGTGGAACATCCTATACCTGGTATTTTGGCGATGGCAGCGCGC
The Bacteroidota bacterium DNA segment above includes these coding regions:
- a CDS encoding gliding motility-associated C-terminal domain-containing protein; this encodes MKNFKLFLIAVLTVALFTQTHSFAQTNLRSTGVIQVKAGDASSIDFGVPKAIGRAAAAEEFSVTALKKSIEAAKTASLACPTPTYDFTPGKTVNCNAACVTTDIRDSAWTPGAIGEWMQHAALIVFQTDAFNDTQNIFEIWSNGTLILRVGASNTGTGTPLQYFTWAGWFGSSMNNKTGRVWLYGICPAALVEFKMFDSGNNSAVPWYIWDTATNTVKGSGTFTGAGGGTGTFTNWGGSATYTCFSSTGVPCGAAFLQYCGGVGSNARFCPTSAKVGKYGITYTWNNTLSGVNACTATFTDTIEVLPIYKTTWTPPASLCATSSSVSLTSYLDGLSTTGGVWTGSGVSGNNWNTSGLSGNITITYTVGGGTSCESAESHTITVNPKPTVTATASPSSVCATGSTSVTLTATGGSTYAWSGGAGSTSSVTVSPTSTTTYTVTVTSAASCTNTGTVTVSINPAPSASLAKVDVACKGVSTGTATLTVTSGTSPFTYSWSNNATTQNLSGLSNGTYNLTVTDSKGCTATSAVTLTEPATAVSLPTPTSTGTGCGANTGTATANGTGGTGALTYTWSNGKTTAAITGLAAGTYVVTVKDANNCSATGSATVAPPAGGPTIAIDNQKNLKCNGDVNGNAYTSATGGSGTYSYAWSSGQTGSGSSSSIIGVSAGTYTVTYTDVSTACSNTKIITITEPAPFVMNETLTQIVCKGAKNGSITLNPSGNTSPYTFDWSPINKQTQNVSGLNPGTYTVEISDAQACTKSFSYTITEPALGITVTADSTQTSCGASTGTATATASGGTGSLTYSWTGGKTGAAITGLASGTYVVTVTDASGCSMTDATTVGNANGPTASATKTDASCGSSDGTATASGTGGTGALTYMWSNSATTATISGLSAGTYNVTITDANGCTSIAAATVGSSNPPTVTATKVDASCGQSDGTATATGLGGTGGLTYVWSNSAVGSVASNLSAGTYTVVVSDSKGCTSTTTVSITSSGGPTAGLTASKYIGESPLVVDFTNTSTGGTSYTWYFGDGSAPYTGTTPPTHTYATDGKFYACVVANAGGCKDSTCKDITVSGFKIAVPNIITPNGDKKNDVFVITTKGVTKLDITIWDRWGLQMWEGTGLTPDAVTGFFNTWEGKTTSGKECPDGTYYFMLKAYKFDGDIVEDKGFISLVR